One segment of Babylonia areolata isolate BAREFJ2019XMU chromosome 24, ASM4173473v1, whole genome shotgun sequence DNA contains the following:
- the LOC143298647 gene encoding putative G-protein coupled receptor 139 yields the protein MNNSTTTIPGVPQTTASSNNATNMTTTFPEQQAAMILRKFYTPGLLLLGGFGNLTTILVMRHFKDRNAFSQRVILMALAVSDLLHLYVGALRDWLSYVFNVKVSSMPCKVGIWFTYVMGTVSAWLLVCVTVQRMVAVKWPHKVRIVCSLRRTWMIITAVVFSACIVHFPIFLFTGVAYSIYCDHQSELRDSDSILRGWVDVSISCIIPSLSLAVCDVILSFTLFKSSVSAAAVSSTVYAISNTPAHSDSRRKRASKTTVMVLALSCTFIVLTLPGAGYMVWVSYFGDQLTNDPRLLAISELALTVTTLLWYTNSAINFLLYCFTGSKFRKEFFSMVCCSVRNHHP from the coding sequence ATGAATAACTCCACAACCACCATTCCTGGAGTCCCCCAAACCACAGCATCCTCCAACAACGCGACAAACATGACCACGACATTCCCGGAACAGCAAGCAGCCATGATCCTCCGGAAATTCTACACGCCGGGCCTTCTCCTTCTGGGAGGGTTCGGGAACCTGACCACCATCCTGGTCATGCGTCACTTCAAGGACCGCAACGCCTTCTCGCAACGCGTCATACTTATGGCCCTTGCCGTGTCAGACCTCTTGCATTTGTACGTCGGCGCGTTACGTGATTGGTTGTCCTATGTGTTTAACGTGAAGGTGTCTTCGATGCCGTGCAAGGTCGGGATATGGTTCACATACGTCATGGGAACAGTATCGGCGTGGCTGTtggtctgtgtcactgtgcaaAGAATGGTGGCGGTGAAGTGGCCGCACAAAGTGAGAATTGTGTGTTCCTTGCGCCGAACGTGGATGATCATCACAGCTGTGGTCTTTTCTGCATGCATCGTCCATTTCCCTATTTTTTTATTCACTGGGGTCGCTTACAGCATTTACTGTGACCACCAGTCAGAGTTGCGCGACAGTGACTCCATCTTAAGGGGTTGGGTGGACGTTTCCATCTCCTGCATTATCCCCTCCCTCAGCCTCGCAGTGTGTGACGTCATTCTGTCCTTCACCTTGTTCAAATCCTCTGTATCTGCTGCAGCTGTGTCCAGTACCGTGTATGCCATCTCCAACACTCCTGCGCACAGCGACAGTCGCAGGAAGCGTGCTTCTAAGACGACAGTGATGGTTCTGGCCCTGTCCTGCACGTTCATCGTGTTGACCTTGCCTGGTGCTGGGTACATGGTATGGGTCAGTTACTTTGGGGACCAGCTGACCAACGATCCCAGACTATTGGCCATTTCGGAACTTGCACTAACAGTGACCACTCTCTTGTGGTACACCAACAGCGCTATCAACTTTCTGCTCTACTGCTTTACAGGCTCCAAGTTCAGGAAGGAGTTCTTCAGCATGGTGTGCTGCAGTGTCAGAAATCACCACCCCTGA
- the LOC143298648 gene encoding putative G-protein coupled receptor 139, whose product MNNTTTTIPGVPQTTASFNNGTDTTTTFPEQQAAMILWKFYTPGLLLLGGFGNLTTILVMRRFKDRNAFSQRVILMALAVSELLQLYVGALRDWLFFVFNVKVSSMPCKVGIWFTYVMGTVSAWLLVCITVQRMVAVKWPHKVRIVCSLRRTWMIITAVVFSACIIHFSVLMDTGVAYSIYCDHQSELRDSDSILRGWVDISISCIIPSLILVVCDVILSFTLFKSSVSAAAVSSTVYAISNTPGHSDSRRKRASKTTVMVLALSCTFIVLTLPGAVYMVWVSYFGDQLTNDPRLLAISELALTVTTLLWYTNSAINFLLYCFTGSKFRKEFFSMVCCSVRNHHP is encoded by the coding sequence ATGaataacaccacaaccaccattccTGGAGTCCCCCAAACCACAGCATCCTTCAACAACGGGACAGACACGACCACGACATTCCCGGAACAGCAAGCAGCCATGATCCTATGGAAATTCTACACGCCGGGCCTTCTCCTGCTGGGAGGGTTCGGGAACCTGACCACCATCCTGGTCATGCGTCGCTTCAAGGACCGCAACGCCTTCTCGCAACGCGTCATACTTATGGCCCTTGCCGTGTCGGAACTCTTGCAGTTATACGTCGGCGCGTTACGTGATTGGTTGTTCTTCGTGTTTAACGTGAAGGTGTCTTCGATGCCGTGCAAGGTCGGGATATGGTTCACATACGTCATGGGAACCGTATCGGCGTGGCTGTTGGTCTGTATCACTGTGCAAAGAATGGTGGCGGTGAAGTGGCCGCACAAAGTGAGAATTGTGTGTTCCTTGCGCCGAACGTGGATGATCATCACAGCTGTGGTCTTTTCTGCATGCATCATCCATTTCTCTGTTTTGATGGACACAGGGGTCGCTTACAGCATTTACTGTGACCACCAGTCAGAGTTGCGCGACAGTGACTCCATCTTAAGGGGATGGGTGGACATTTCCATCTCCTGCATtatcccctccctcatcctcgtGGTGTGTGACGTCATTCTGTCCTTCACCTTGTTCAAATCCTCTGTATCTGCTGCAGCTGTGTCCAGTACCGTGTACGCTATCTCCAACACTCCTGGGCACAGCGACAGTCGCAGGAAGCGTGCTTCTAAGACAACAGTGATGGTTCTGGCCCTGTCCTGCACGTTCATCGTGTTGACCTTGCCTGGTGCTGTGTACATGGTATGGGTCAGTTACTTTGGGGACCAGCTGACCAACGATCCCAGACTATTGGCCATTTCGGAACTTGCACTAACAGTGACCACTCTCTTGTGGTACACCAACAGCGCTATCAACTTTCTGCTCTACTGCTTTACAGGCTCCAAGTTCAGGAAGGAGTTCTTCAGCATGGTGTGCTGCAGTGTCAGAAATCACCACCCCTGA
- the LOC143298649 gene encoding uncharacterized protein LOC143298649 produces MNNTTTTIPGVPQTTASSNNGTDTTTTFPEQQAAMILWKFYTPGLLLLGGFGNLTTILVMRRFKDSNSSSQRVILMALAVSDLLLLYVGALRDWLFYVFNVKVNPMLCKVAIWLLYVMGTVSAWLLVCVTVQRMVAVKWPHKVRIVCSLRRTWMIITAVVFSACIIHFPVLMDTGVAYSSYCDHQSELRDSDSVERDWVDISISCIIPSVCLVVCDVILSRTLFKSSASSAAVSSTVYAISNTPGHSDSRRKRASKTTVMVLALSCTFILLTLPVCVYMVWVRNTGNQLTNDPRLLAISELALTVTTLLWYTNSAINFLLYCFTGSKFRKEFLTMMCCSVRNHHT; encoded by the coding sequence ATGaataacaccacaaccaccattccTGGAGTCCCCCAAACCACAGCATCCTCCAACAACGGGACAGACACGACCACGACATTCCCGGAACAGCAAGCAGCCATGATCCTCTGGAAATTCTACACGCCAGGCCTTCTCCTGCTGGGAGGGTTCGGGAACCTGACCACTATCCTGGTCATGCGTCGCTTCAAGGACAGCAACTCCTCCTCGCAACGCGTCATACTTATGGCCCTTGCCGTGTCGGACCTCTTGCTGTTGTACGTCGGCGCGTTACGTGATTGGTTGTTCTACGTGTTTAACGTGAAGGTGAACCCAATGCTGTGCAAGGTCGCGATTTGGTTGTTATACGTCATGGGAACCGTATCGGCGTGGCTGTTGGTCTGTGTCACCGTGCAAAGAATGGTGGCGGTGAAGTGGCCGCACAAAGTGAGGATCGTGTGTTCCTTGCGCCGAACGTGGATGATCATCACCGCTGTGGTCTTTTCTGCATGCATCATCCATTTCCCTGTTTTGATGGACACAGGGGTCGCTTACAGCAGTTACTGTGACCACCAATCAGAACTGCGCGACAGTGACTCTGTCGAAAGGGATTGGGTAGACATTTCCATCTCCTGCATtatcccctctgtgtgtctcgtgGTGTGTGACGTCATTCTGTCCCGCACCTTGTTCAAATCCTCTGCTTCTTCTGCAGCTGTTTCCAGCACCGTGTACGCCATCTCCAACACTCCTGGGCACAGCGACAGTCGCAGGAAGCGGGCTTCCAAGACGACGGTGATGGTTCTGGCCCTGTCCTGCACGTTCATCTTGTTGaccttgcctgtgtgtgtgtacatggtatgGGTCAGGAACACTGGGAACCAGCTGACCAACGATCCCAGACTATTGGCCATTTCGGAACTTGCGCTGACAGTGACCACTCTTTTGTGGTACACCAACAGTGCTATCAACTTTCTGCTCTACTGCTTCACGGGCTCCAAGTTCAGGAAGGAGTTCTTGACCATGATGTGCTGCAGTGTGAGGAATCACCACACCTGA
- the LOC143298650 gene encoding putative G-protein coupled receptor 139, translating into MNNTTTIIPGVSETTASFNNATDTTTIFPEQQAAMILWKFYTPGLLLLGGFGNLTTILVMRRFKDRNSSSQRLMLMALAVSDFLVLYVGAVRDWLLYGFNVEATPLVCMIQTWLTYAMGTISAWLLICVTVERMVAVKWPHKVRMVCSQRRTWMIIAVVVFSACAIHLPMVLGAGNDSGNYCDHQSLRNSSLAVVAGWVDVVISSIFPSLCLVVCDIILSLSLFKASASAAAASSTVYAISNTPGHKDSRRKRASKTTVMVLALSCMFVLLSLPVCVDMLWVSYCGDQLTDDPRMSAISELALAVTVLLWYTNSAVNFLLYCFTGTKFRNEFLSMMCCGVWNRHA; encoded by the coding sequence ATGAATAACACCACAACCATTATTCCTGGAGTCTCCGAAACCACAGCATCCTTCAACAACGCGACAGACACGACCACGATATTCCCGGAACAGCAAGCAGCCATGATCCTCTGGAAATTCTACACGCCAGGCCTTCTCCTGCTGGGAGGGTTCGGAAACCTGACCACCATCCTGGTCATGCGTCGCTTCAAGGACCGCAACTCCTCCTCGCAACGCCTGATGCTTATGGCCCTTGCCGTGTCGGACTTCCTGGTGCTGTACGTCGGTGCGGTACGTGATTGGTTGTTGTACGGGTTTAACGTGGAGGCAACTCCCTTGGTATGCATGATCCAGACATGGTTGACGTACGCCATGGGAACCATATCGGCGTGGCTGCTGATCTGCGTCACGGTGGAGAGGATGGTGGCGGTGAAGTGGCCGCACAAAGTGAGGATGGTGTGTTCCCAGCGCCGAACGTGGATGATCATCGCCGTTGTGGTCTTCTCCGCGTGCGCCATCCACTTACCTATGGTGCTTGGCGCGGGGAATGATTCCGGCAACTACTGTGACCACCAGTCACTACGCAACAGTTCCTTGGCCGTGGTGGCGGGGTGGGTAGACGTGGTCATcagctctatcttcccctctctctgtctggtagTGTGCGACATCATCTTGTCACTGAGCTTGTTCAAGGCCTCGGCCTCTGCCGCGGCTGCCTCCAGCACCGTGTACGCCATCTCCAACACTCCAGGACACAAAGACAGTCGCAGGAAGCGTGCTTCTAAGACGACAGTGATGGTTCTGGCCCTGTCCTGCATGTTCGTCTTGTTGAGCTTGccggtgtgtgtggacatgctgtGGGTCAGTTACTGTGGGGACCAGCTGACCGACGATCCCAGGATGTCGGCCATTTCTGAACTGGCTCTGGCAGTGACTGTTCTGCTGTGGTACACCAACAGCGCCGTAAACTTTCTGCTCTACTGTTTCACAGGCACCAAGTTCAGGAATGAGTTCTTGAGCATGATGTGTTGTGGAGTGTGGAATCGTCACGCCTGA